One window of the Sandaracinaceae bacterium genome contains the following:
- a CDS encoding DUF2378 family protein — translation MRRVPGSPFTPDDPVPDIGPIEPLIREMPSSYTVKGMFVAPIANRLGKNEVERLRSTFDAPLRERYLAFRDYPQADHSRLMARLAELDYPGQPPAEALRRFARTDMATFAGSTLGRVIMAVVGDAASALLKVPTVYEKVAPGTEVIARRTADGVTLEFQPVYGAWAYQLGQIEGIAGHYGATSAVDVFEGTNRLVKFDVRLSLTG, via the coding sequence GTGCGTCGCGTCCCCGGCAGTCCGTTCACCCCCGACGACCCCGTCCCGGACATCGGCCCCATCGAGCCCCTGATCCGCGAGATGCCCTCGAGCTACACGGTGAAGGGCATGTTCGTGGCGCCGATCGCCAACCGCCTGGGGAAGAACGAGGTCGAGCGGCTCCGTTCGACCTTCGACGCCCCGCTCCGCGAGCGCTATCTCGCGTTCCGCGACTACCCGCAGGCCGATCACTCGCGGCTGATGGCGCGCCTGGCGGAGCTGGACTACCCGGGCCAGCCGCCCGCCGAGGCGCTCCGCCGCTTCGCCCGCACCGACATGGCCACCTTCGCCGGCTCCACGCTCGGCCGCGTGATCATGGCCGTGGTCGGCGACGCCGCGAGCGCGCTCCTGAAGGTGCCCACGGTCTACGAGAAGGTGGCGCCCGGCACCGAGGTCATCGCGCGCCGCACCGCGGACGGCGTGACGCTCGAGTTCCAGCCCGTCTACGGCGCGTGGGCCTACCAGCTCGGCCAGATCGAGGGCATCGCCGGCCACTACGGCGCGACCTCCGCCGTGGACGTCTTCGAAGGCACCAACCGCCTCGTGAAGTTCGACGTCCGACTGAGCCTCACCGGCTGA
- a CDS encoding nitrilase-related carbon-nitrogen hydrolase, with protein MARKVVGGLIQCSNALNDENASVKQIADAALEKHIGLIEEAAGKGVQILCLQEIFNGPYFCPSQDPKWCDQAEAIPDGPTTQKMMELAKKHEMVIVVPIYERAKVAGVYYNSAAVIDADGSFLGTYRKNHIPHTNGFWEKYFFKPGNYGYPVFETRYATIGVYICYDRHFPEGARLLGLNGAEIVFNPSATVAGLSEYLWKLEQPAHAVANGYFLGAINRVGTEPPWNIGEFYGQSYFVDPRGQFIAEASRDKDEVVVAEMDLDLIEEVRRTWQFYRDRRPDTYGDMTEQLP; from the coding sequence ATGGCACGCAAGGTCGTCGGGGGTCTCATCCAGTGCAGCAACGCGCTCAACGACGAGAACGCGTCGGTGAAGCAGATCGCGGACGCGGCGCTCGAGAAACACATCGGGCTCATCGAGGAGGCGGCCGGCAAGGGCGTGCAGATCCTCTGCCTGCAGGAGATCTTCAACGGCCCGTACTTCTGCCCGAGCCAGGACCCGAAGTGGTGTGACCAGGCCGAGGCCATCCCCGACGGGCCCACTACCCAGAAGATGATGGAGCTGGCCAAGAAGCACGAGATGGTCATCGTCGTGCCGATCTACGAGCGCGCGAAGGTCGCCGGCGTCTACTACAACAGCGCCGCCGTCATCGACGCCGACGGGAGCTTCCTGGGCACGTACCGGAAGAACCACATCCCGCACACCAACGGCTTCTGGGAGAAGTACTTCTTCAAGCCCGGCAACTACGGCTACCCCGTCTTCGAGACGCGCTACGCCACCATCGGCGTCTACATCTGTTACGATCGACACTTCCCCGAGGGCGCCCGGCTGCTCGGCCTGAACGGCGCCGAGATCGTCTTCAACCCGAGCGCCACCGTGGCGGGCCTGAGCGAGTACCTCTGGAAGCTCGAGCAGCCCGCGCACGCGGTCGCGAACGGCTACTTCCTCGGCGCGATCAACCGCGTCGGCACCGAGCCGCCGTGGAACATCGGCGAGTTCTACGGGCAGAGCTACTTCGTGGACCCGCGCGGGCAGTTCATCGCGGAGGCGTCGCGCGACAAGGACGAGGTGGTCGTCGCGGAGATGGACCTCGACCTCATCGAGGAGGTGCGTCGCACCTGGCAGTTCTACCGCGACCGCCGGCCCGACACGTACGGCGACATGACCGAGCAGCTCCCCTGA